A window of the Sphingomonas piscis genome harbors these coding sequences:
- a CDS encoding tryptophan halogenase family protein, whose translation MDQPRVKRVVIAGGGTAGWVAAFGLVRQLGPLLDITLIESDEIGTVGVGESTIPTAHTFHKYMGIDERAFMSATNSTFKLGISFENWAHDGDRYIHSFGTLGRGTWLADFHHFWLQARAQGFAADIGDYCLEHQAAAAEKFAIGEQASVNYAYHLDATPYGQYLRTLAEARGVKRVEGKIRSVQQHAASGDIEALELESGERIEGDLFIDCTGFRGLLIEQTLKAGFEDWDHWLPTDSALPVQTESVGAPRPYTRAVAHRAGWRWQIPLQHRVGNGLVFSSAHMSEEEARALFATELEGTPLFEPRLIRFKAGRRRKSWVKNCIALGLSSGFVEPLESTSIHLIMIAVTRLLQMFPFGGVTPDVRDRFNHMADREIIGIRDFIILHYHATERDDSEFWRYVRTMDVPDTLKERMELFREHAHAYQDSHDLFRVDSWVQVLLGQRIEPQCWHQVARTMSDDQLKGALGALQSNIAKAVQAMPQHGTFLPRYLGA comes from the coding sequence GTGGATCAGCCAAGGGTCAAGCGCGTCGTCATCGCCGGCGGCGGAACGGCAGGCTGGGTCGCCGCCTTCGGTCTGGTGCGCCAGCTTGGGCCCTTGCTCGACATCACCCTCATCGAGTCCGACGAGATCGGCACCGTCGGTGTCGGCGAATCCACCATCCCGACTGCGCACACCTTCCACAAGTATATGGGCATCGACGAACGCGCGTTCATGTCCGCAACCAATTCCACCTTCAAGCTTGGCATCAGCTTCGAAAATTGGGCGCACGACGGCGACCGCTACATCCACTCGTTCGGCACGTTGGGCCGTGGTACCTGGCTGGCCGATTTCCACCACTTCTGGCTGCAGGCGCGGGCTCAGGGCTTCGCCGCCGACATCGGCGACTATTGCCTGGAACATCAGGCAGCGGCCGCGGAAAAGTTCGCGATCGGCGAGCAGGCCAGCGTCAACTATGCCTATCACCTCGATGCGACGCCCTACGGCCAGTATTTGCGCACGCTCGCCGAGGCGCGTGGGGTCAAGCGCGTCGAAGGCAAGATCCGCTCAGTCCAGCAGCATGCGGCCAGCGGCGACATCGAAGCGCTCGAGCTGGAGTCCGGTGAGCGGATCGAAGGCGACCTCTTCATCGACTGCACCGGCTTTCGTGGCCTGCTGATCGAACAAACGCTGAAGGCCGGGTTCGAGGATTGGGACCATTGGCTCCCGACGGACAGCGCGCTTCCCGTTCAGACGGAATCGGTCGGCGCGCCCAGGCCCTACACCCGCGCCGTCGCGCATCGCGCCGGCTGGCGGTGGCAGATCCCGCTACAGCACCGCGTCGGCAACGGCCTTGTCTTTTCCAGCGCCCACATGTCCGAAGAGGAAGCACGCGCCCTCTTCGCCACAGAGCTTGAAGGCACTCCCCTGTTCGAGCCGCGCCTGATCCGGTTCAAGGCCGGCCGCCGGCGCAAATCTTGGGTCAAAAATTGCATCGCGCTCGGCCTGTCGAGCGGCTTCGTCGAGCCGCTTGAGTCCACCAGCATCCACCTCATCATGATTGCCGTCACCCGGCTGCTTCAGATGTTTCCGTTTGGCGGCGTCACCCCCGACGTCCGCGATCGCTTCAATCACATGGCGGACCGCGAGATCATCGGCATCCGCGACTTCATCATCCTCCATTACCACGCGACGGAGCGGGACGATTCCGAATTCTGGCGATACGTCCGCACCATGGACGTGCCCGACACGCTGAAAGAGCGGATGGAGCTCTTCCGCGAACATGCGCACGCTTATCAGGACAGCCACGACCTGTTCCGTGTCGACAGCTGGGTACAGGTGCTGCTTGGCCAGCGCATCGAACCGCAATGTTGGCACCAGGTCGCGCGCACCATGAGTGACGACCAGCTGAAGGGGGCACTCGGCGCGTTGCAGTCCAATATCGCCAAGGCGGTCCAGGCGATGCCACAGCATGGCACCTTTCTTCCGCGCTACCTGGGGGCGTAG
- a CDS encoding SapC family protein has product MANRVPLDNVAHANLRAAVRRGADFGDAVNQTLVVPTEFESVQREYPIFIRKDAEGQWVAVALLGLDRGENLFLEGDRWQARYIPAVHRRGPFFLGIRGDGEARELAVHVDLDDPRIGETEGEPLFREHGGDSPYLDHVTQALHLIHEGLAAGRGFYAALERMGLLQPVELDADVGDGKTYAITGLFTVGMQQFQSLGAAQLEELHRAGYLAPLIFIRASLPNMNHLIDIKKRRIGQG; this is encoded by the coding sequence TTGGCCAACCGTGTTCCCCTCGACAATGTCGCACATGCGAACCTTCGCGCGGCCGTCCGGCGCGGTGCCGACTTCGGCGACGCGGTCAATCAGACGCTCGTTGTCCCCACCGAATTCGAAAGCGTTCAGCGCGAATATCCGATCTTCATCCGCAAGGATGCGGAGGGGCAATGGGTCGCGGTGGCGCTGCTGGGCCTTGATCGCGGCGAGAACCTCTTTCTGGAGGGCGACCGGTGGCAGGCCCGCTACATCCCCGCGGTCCATCGCCGCGGTCCTTTCTTTCTGGGCATTCGGGGAGATGGCGAGGCGAGAGAGCTGGCCGTCCATGTCGACCTCGACGATCCGCGCATCGGCGAAACGGAAGGCGAGCCCTTGTTCCGGGAACATGGCGGCGACAGCCCCTATCTCGACCATGTCACCCAAGCCCTCCATCTCATTCACGAAGGCCTCGCCGCAGGCCGGGGCTTCTACGCGGCGCTTGAACGTATGGGCCTGCTTCAGCCGGTGGAACTGGATGCGGACGTCGGCGACGGCAAGACGTACGCCATCACCGGCCTGTTCACGGTCGGCATGCAGCAATTCCAGTCGCTCGGCGCCGCCCAGTTGGAGGAACTTCACCGCGCCGGCTATCTGGCGCCGTTGATCTTCATCCGCGCCTCCTTGCCCAACATGAACCACCTCATCGACATTAAGAAGCGCAGGATCGGACAGGGATAA
- a CDS encoding DoxX family membrane protein, with amino-acid sequence MQKQLNLDALPYACGAILLGIVTVAVQDFALTWQPVPPGLPARAPLAVLSGLVLLLGGAAILWRGARRLEIILPTFYALWVVALHLPNTVANPSVASLLGVAEIGALSVGGFAAVIAAKGSRYATVLPPVFGACAIIFGLSHFVYADFTASMVPSWIPGKLFCAYFTGAAHIAAGIAMLIGRFARLAAMLLAAMCASFVILLHAPRVAAAPGSRVEWTMLAAALSIAGAAWLLRSCIPMSTSEHLDR; translated from the coding sequence ATGCAAAAGCAACTGAACCTGGATGCGCTTCCTTACGCATGCGGCGCGATCTTGCTTGGCATTGTGACGGTGGCCGTTCAGGACTTCGCGCTGACGTGGCAACCCGTGCCGCCGGGCCTTCCGGCCCGGGCACCGCTGGCTGTTCTGAGCGGGCTGGTTCTGCTTCTTGGCGGCGCAGCGATCTTGTGGCGCGGGGCACGGCGGCTCGAGATCATCCTCCCAACATTCTATGCGCTTTGGGTGGTTGCGCTTCATCTTCCGAACACGGTTGCCAATCCGAGCGTCGCGAGCCTGCTCGGAGTAGCCGAGATCGGGGCCCTCTCAGTGGGCGGGTTTGCGGCCGTGATCGCCGCCAAGGGTTCGCGCTACGCGACAGTTCTTCCGCCCGTGTTCGGCGCCTGTGCAATCATCTTCGGACTTTCGCACTTCGTGTATGCCGACTTTACCGCGTCCATGGTGCCGTCGTGGATTCCCGGTAAGCTTTTCTGCGCCTACTTCACCGGCGCTGCCCACATTGCTGCGGGGATTGCGATGTTGATCGGCAGATTCGCCCGCCTGGCCGCCATGTTGCTTGCCGCGATGTGCGCTTCCTTCGTTATCCTCCTGCACGCTCCCCGCGTAGCGGCGGCGCCGGGAAGCCGCGTCGAGTGGACCATGCTGGCCGCGGCGCTGTCGATCGCAGGAGCAGCATGGCTGCTTCGTTCATGCATTCCAATGTCAACGTCAGAGCATCTCGATCGATGA
- a CDS encoding AraC family transcriptional regulator, protein MVQAFYAPSGRLPYGTEHVMPASVMDLKINFGARVRSRRLPERAWDQHSHRGWVMGIWSSFHTVRWPDDLDFIGVTLRPGATLALFGVEAHEFADDVVDIETLLGPTAIEIRDRLGEVSDPSSRFLLLEQLLTAQLNIRSGVGRIAPALDLLKHSHGTATVRDLAATADVSHKHLIDLFHRFVGAPPKTLARLYRLEHLLTDLEGDISSTLTSSAMRLDYFDQAHLNKDFKDLTGRTPGQYVQQRQVAKARDPRHAEHRRLLPGG, encoded by the coding sequence GTGGTTCAGGCCTTCTATGCCCCGTCCGGACGGCTGCCGTACGGAACCGAGCATGTGATGCCCGCCAGCGTGATGGATCTGAAGATTAATTTCGGCGCGCGGGTTCGATCACGGCGTTTGCCCGAGCGCGCATGGGACCAACATTCGCATCGCGGCTGGGTGATGGGAATCTGGAGCAGCTTCCACACCGTTCGCTGGCCCGATGACCTAGATTTCATCGGCGTGACGCTGCGGCCGGGAGCGACCCTCGCCTTGTTCGGGGTCGAGGCGCACGAATTTGCCGATGACGTCGTCGATATCGAGACACTGCTCGGGCCGACCGCAATCGAAATCCGCGATCGTTTGGGTGAGGTAAGCGACCCAAGCTCCCGGTTCTTGCTGCTTGAGCAGCTCCTTACCGCCCAGCTGAACATCAGGTCCGGCGTGGGCCGGATCGCCCCGGCATTGGACCTTTTGAAGCACAGTCACGGCACTGCGACCGTGCGGGACCTGGCAGCAACGGCGGACGTCAGTCACAAGCATCTGATCGATTTGTTTCACCGTTTTGTCGGTGCGCCTCCGAAGACCTTGGCAAGACTATATCGTTTGGAGCACCTCCTCACCGATCTGGAGGGCGACATATCTTCAACGCTGACCTCCAGCGCGATGAGGCTCGACTATTTCGATCAGGCGCACCTGAACAAGGACTTTAAGGACCTCACGGGCCGAACTCCGGGCCAATATGTTCAGCAACGCCAAGTCGCCAAAGCCCGTGATCCTCGCCATGCCGAGCATCGGCGGCTGCTTCCGGGAGGTTAA
- a CDS encoding TonB-dependent receptor: MTQRNSTEPASRVLRTALLLGASVFATCSLPAAAFAQDQASSPEVAPEDNAANTSTADQTGGGTAVNTGQNGPAATSDTGDEIVVTGVRASLQRARDIKRTSSGVVDAVSAEEIGKFPDTNLAESLQRIPGVSIERRAGEGNFVTVRGFGPTFNLVTVNGRQLATSDVGTVGTDGGDFGRATSRSFDFSNLASEGVSRLEVYKTGRANIPSGGIGAAINVVTQRPLEGRESGLRGSVGAKALYDTSLDNFRVTPELSGVVSWSDPNDTFGVSLFGAYQKRKSAAAAAISNDWNITTFANMPGRQNVADDPATAANEAAGNTVITNAPSDPNQLVAIPNDSRYDYSKFSRERINLNGTVQFKPFETLTLTADALYAQNKLKEDRAEQTNWFNRPFDHVTFDDDDVVATAIYLDEGTKYGTKDIGFENIHRQTKNKLHSYGLNANWEIAPGFTLNLDGNTSKSKSGPDSKNGNSSTLVGFGAPVVDGHSVDYSGDIPQQVWTLNDSGLGTDGIRGTPDDRGNNNGVLDIGDLGTQIARTNASYQTQRVNQFRADLGWDFGDGARFDVGATRINSKMRSTRTQTQQALGDWGIGQVSDINTFASDIVSQFCLGCQFEHYNPTNADTAFMVNAEDLYGVLSPLYAADGEPLRAGTQAPHAVGITGLDDDRVKERVTSIYAQLGWKGDFAGRPAAVNAGIRWETTKVQSDAVVAVPDRIQWDSDNDFSRQIDFANVVLAERSGTGKYSNFLPSVDFRIEPIDNLVARVSVSKTLARPDYGNLFASESVNAPNRPTYLGGVATGTTGNPNLKPLVSGNLDISLEYYYARSSYVSAGFFAKNVKNFIGQGTFEQNLFGLRDQSSGAAGTRSGIAVAQLGSLGVPVSDVTLFTYTALLVANNGNTAATNAQIQANLAAGGQQLNQTFVDQVLRDYNVNPLNAAAGGFAADPLFIFNVTRPINNRTGKIHGVELQGQHFFGNSGFGLAASLTKVFGDVNFDRGSNPGTNVFALTGLSDSANVTGIFEKYGFSARVAYNWRGKFLSQVNLGGSRNPRYFEPFGTLDFSLGYDVTDRLALSFEGINVLGEDIRMYGRSKRQVFFAQENYPRYYLGARYRFGGGAPTVAPAPAYVAPPAPPAPATQTCPDGSVIDAAASCPVPPPPPAAAPSGERG, encoded by the coding sequence ATGACTCAACGTAATTCTACGGAACCCGCCTCGCGGGTTCTTCGGACAGCGCTGCTGCTCGGCGCGTCCGTGTTTGCAACTTGCAGCCTGCCGGCTGCGGCGTTCGCCCAGGATCAGGCTTCCAGCCCGGAAGTCGCTCCGGAAGACAATGCCGCGAACACCTCGACCGCCGATCAGACGGGCGGCGGCACCGCCGTCAACACCGGCCAGAACGGCCCGGCAGCGACGTCCGATACCGGCGATGAAATCGTCGTCACCGGCGTCCGGGCTTCGCTTCAGCGCGCCCGCGACATCAAGCGTACGTCGAGCGGCGTCGTCGACGCGGTCTCGGCTGAAGAAATCGGCAAGTTCCCGGACACGAACCTCGCGGAATCGCTGCAGCGTATTCCGGGCGTCTCGATCGAGCGCCGCGCCGGCGAAGGCAACTTCGTCACCGTCCGCGGTTTCGGTCCGACCTTCAACCTGGTGACCGTGAACGGCCGTCAGCTCGCAACCTCGGACGTCGGCACCGTCGGCACCGACGGCGGCGACTTCGGCCGCGCCACCAGCCGCTCGTTCGACTTCTCGAACCTGGCGTCTGAAGGCGTGTCGCGTCTCGAAGTCTACAAGACCGGCCGCGCCAACATTCCGTCGGGCGGCATCGGTGCTGCGATCAACGTCGTCACCCAGCGTCCGCTGGAAGGCCGTGAATCCGGTCTGCGCGGCAGCGTCGGCGCCAAGGCGCTGTACGACACCAGCCTCGACAACTTCCGCGTGACTCCGGAGCTTTCGGGCGTCGTCAGCTGGTCCGACCCCAACGACACGTTCGGCGTCAGCCTGTTCGGTGCCTACCAGAAGCGCAAGAGCGCTGCTGCGGCGGCGATCTCCAACGACTGGAACATCACGACCTTTGCCAACATGCCGGGTCGCCAGAACGTTGCCGACGATCCCGCGACGGCCGCGAACGAAGCTGCCGGCAACACGGTCATCACCAATGCGCCGTCGGATCCGAACCAGCTTGTCGCCATTCCGAACGACAGCCGCTACGATTATTCGAAGTTCTCGCGTGAACGTATCAACCTCAACGGCACGGTTCAGTTCAAGCCGTTCGAGACGCTGACGCTGACTGCCGACGCCCTTTATGCGCAGAACAAGCTGAAAGAAGACCGCGCCGAGCAGACCAACTGGTTCAACCGGCCGTTCGACCACGTGACCTTCGACGACGACGATGTCGTCGCCACTGCCATCTACCTCGACGAAGGTACGAAGTATGGCACCAAGGACATCGGCTTCGAGAACATCCACCGTCAGACCAAGAACAAGCTTCACAGCTATGGCTTGAACGCGAACTGGGAAATTGCCCCGGGTTTCACCCTGAACCTCGATGGCAACACCTCCAAGTCGAAGTCGGGTCCGGACTCGAAGAACGGCAACAGCTCCACGCTGGTGGGCTTCGGCGCCCCGGTTGTTGACGGCCACTCGGTCGATTATTCGGGTGACATCCCCCAGCAGGTCTGGACGCTGAACGACTCCGGTCTCGGCACCGACGGCATCCGTGGCACGCCGGACGACCGCGGCAACAACAACGGCGTCCTCGACATCGGCGACCTCGGAACCCAGATCGCCCGCACGAACGCGTCCTATCAGACGCAGCGGGTCAATCAGTTCCGCGCCGACCTTGGTTGGGACTTCGGTGACGGCGCTCGCTTCGACGTTGGTGCAACCCGCATCAATTCGAAGATGAGGAGCACCCGGACTCAGACGCAGCAGGCGCTTGGCGACTGGGGCATCGGTCAGGTCAGCGATATCAACACGTTCGCAAGCGATATCGTCAGCCAGTTCTGCCTGGGCTGCCAGTTCGAGCACTACAACCCGACCAACGCCGACACGGCCTTCATGGTGAACGCAGAGGACCTGTACGGTGTCTTGTCGCCGCTGTACGCAGCGGACGGTGAGCCGCTCCGTGCCGGTACCCAGGCGCCGCACGCGGTCGGCATCACCGGTCTCGACGACGACCGGGTCAAGGAGCGCGTCACGTCCATCTACGCCCAGCTGGGCTGGAAGGGCGATTTCGCGGGTCGTCCGGCGGCTGTGAACGCAGGTATCCGCTGGGAGACGACGAAGGTCCAGTCGGATGCCGTCGTCGCGGTTCCGGATCGCATTCAGTGGGATTCGGATAACGACTTCAGCCGTCAGATCGACTTTGCGAACGTCGTCCTGGCCGAACGTTCGGGCACCGGCAAGTACAGCAACTTCCTGCCGTCGGTGGACTTCCGGATCGAACCGATCGACAACCTCGTCGCTCGCGTGTCGGTCAGCAAGACCCTCGCACGTCCGGACTACGGCAACCTGTTCGCGTCGGAATCGGTCAACGCACCGAACCGTCCCACCTACCTCGGTGGCGTGGCGACGGGCACGACCGGCAACCCGAACCTGAAGCCGCTCGTGTCGGGCAACCTCGATATCAGCCTCGAATATTACTACGCACGGTCGAGCTATGTGTCGGCGGGCTTCTTCGCGAAGAACGTGAAGAACTTCATCGGCCAGGGCACGTTCGAGCAGAACCTGTTCGGGCTGCGTGATCAAAGCTCGGGCGCCGCTGGCACCCGGTCGGGCATCGCGGTTGCTCAGCTCGGAAGCCTCGGCGTTCCGGTCAGCGACGTGACCTTGTTCACCTACACGGCGCTGCTCGTTGCCAACAACGGCAACACGGCTGCAACCAACGCTCAGATCCAGGCCAACCTGGCGGCGGGCGGTCAGCAGTTGAACCAAACCTTCGTCGACCAGGTGTTGAGGGATTACAACGTCAACCCGCTCAATGCTGCCGCCGGCGGCTTTGCTGCGGACCCGTTGTTCATCTTCAACGTGACGCGTCCGATCAACAACCGGACCGGCAAGATCCACGGCGTCGAGCTTCAGGGTCAGCACTTCTTCGGCAACTCGGGCTTCGGTCTCGCGGCCTCGTTGACGAAGGTGTTCGGCGACGTGAACTTCGACCGCGGTTCGAACCCGGGCACGAACGTGTTTGCGCTTACCGGCCTCAGCGACAGCGCCAACGTCACCGGCATCTTCGAGAAGTACGGCTTCTCGGCGCGTGTCGCGTACAACTGGCGCGGCAAGTTCCTGTCGCAGGTCAACCTGGGCGGAAGCCGTAACCCGCGTTACTTCGAGCCGTTCGGAACGCTCGACTTCTCGCTGGGCTATGACGTGACCGACCGCCTTGCGCTGTCCTTCGAAGGCATCAACGTGCTTGGCGAGGACATCCGCATGTACGGCCGCAGCAAGCGTCAGGTGTTCTTCGCTCAGGAGAACTACCCGCGCTACTACCTCGGTGCCCGTTACCGCTTCGGCGGCGGCGCTCCGACGGTCGCTCCGGCTCCGGCCTACGTTGCTCCGCCGGCACCGCCGGCTCCGGCGACGCAGACCTGCCCGGACGGTTCGGTGATCGACGCAGCGGCAAGCTGCCCGGTTCCGCCGCCGCCGCCGGCAGCCGCTCCTTCGGGAGAGCGCGGCTAA
- a CDS encoding cupin-like domain-containing protein, producing the protein MKQVRVIEGIAPDRIPVDELIASGIPAILKGAAADWPLVAKGRQSAKAAIDYLSSFDAARPVVGYTGEPEIGGRFFYNDDLTGLNFQGSRVGLTDFLARIAATLGDDQPPALYIGSTDLDAFLPGLRAENDLPSALFGEHQPIASIWIGNRTVASTHYDFSNNIACNMVGRRRFTLFPPDQIANLYPGPLEPTPGGQVVSMVDLRAPDFGRYPRFRQALDAAEVAELEPGDLLIYPAMWWHNVEALEPFNVMINYWWNAVPRFIDSPMTTLRHALLSLRDRPAHEKAAWRALFDYYVFGDGAAASAHLPDHARGPLGPMDEVTSRRLRADILNRLNR; encoded by the coding sequence GTGAAGCAGGTCAGGGTCATCGAGGGGATCGCACCCGACCGCATTCCGGTCGACGAGCTGATCGCATCGGGCATACCGGCGATCCTCAAGGGCGCCGCTGCCGATTGGCCTCTCGTTGCCAAGGGGCGGCAGTCGGCGAAGGCTGCCATCGACTATTTGAGCAGCTTCGACGCCGCACGGCCGGTGGTGGGCTACACGGGCGAGCCCGAAATCGGAGGCCGCTTCTTCTACAACGACGACCTCACCGGTCTTAATTTCCAGGGCAGTCGGGTCGGCCTGACCGACTTCCTCGCCCGCATCGCAGCCACGCTCGGCGACGATCAGCCGCCTGCGCTCTACATCGGCTCAACCGACCTCGACGCCTTTCTGCCCGGATTGCGTGCGGAGAACGACCTGCCCTCCGCCTTGTTCGGCGAGCACCAGCCGATCGCCAGCATCTGGATCGGTAACCGCACGGTTGCGAGCACCCATTACGATTTTTCGAACAACATCGCCTGCAACATGGTCGGTCGGCGCCGCTTCACCCTCTTCCCGCCGGATCAGATCGCCAACCTCTACCCCGGCCCGCTGGAGCCCACGCCGGGCGGACAGGTGGTCAGCATGGTCGACCTGAGGGCACCCGACTTCGGCCGCTACCCCCGTTTCCGCCAGGCCCTCGACGCTGCGGAGGTTGCGGAACTCGAACCGGGCGATCTCCTCATCTACCCCGCCATGTGGTGGCACAATGTCGAGGCGCTGGAGCCGTTCAACGTGATGATCAACTATTGGTGGAACGCCGTCCCGCGCTTCATCGACAGTCCGATGACGACGCTCCGCCACGCCTTGCTCAGCCTCCGGGACCGCCCCGCGCATGAAAAGGCAGCGTGGCGCGCCTTGTTCGATTATTACGTGTTCGGCGATGGCGCAGCGGCTTCCGCGCACCTTCCCGACCATGCGCGCGGACCGTTGGGCCCGATGGACGAAGTGACCTCCCGCCGCCTCCGCGCGGACATTCTCAACCGCCTGAACCGATAG
- a CDS encoding M13 family metallopeptidase → MKQTAQILLLLAVSTPLATPTLAQSKNAQPVRYGTWGVDLSTRDLSVKPGDDFERYAAGRWIDSNEIPADQAQTSVGYDLYNRTQDRLREIITGAPKDSALGAFYASYIDEARLEQLDDKPLRADLAKLDAVSTKSAFTRFMAETLSDFGGTVFGVGILPNPDDSRVNILYVETSGMGLPDKDYYLLDQHKRQRDAYRAYVERTLKMTGTPNPAATADSVLKFETEIAKLSWDKTDLRDFTKLNNQMSPAELARYAPGVDWANYLKTAKVDGVPKLMVADNTAVKALAALYDRTPLSVLKNWQRFKIADQASPFLSKRFVDSRFEFTKTLSGVQQLRPRWRRGIDQVDDRLGDLVGKTYVERYFSPQSKSEMERLVGNLKKAAAQRIRGNGWMSQATKTEALAKLDNMQVMVGYPDKFRDYSALQLKADDLYGNVKQSTRLDWAYAMEDLGKPVDRKKWSLSPATVNAYNSFLQNKIVFPAGILQAPLFDLSADPAVNYGAIGAVIGHEIMHGFDDKGAKFDSAGKLRNWWTAEDLAKFKALTSELGKQYSSYEAAPGTFINGDFTMGENIGDMSGLEVAYEAYKVSLNGKAAPVLDGLTGDQRFFLAFAQAWRGKAREDAIKTQVASDPHSPERFRIIGPLRNLDAWYQAFGIGPDSKFYLPPEKRVRIW, encoded by the coding sequence ATGAAGCAAACCGCACAGATTCTCCTCTTGCTTGCAGTATCGACACCGCTGGCAACGCCGACCTTGGCGCAATCTAAGAACGCCCAGCCAGTCCGCTACGGCACCTGGGGCGTCGACCTGTCCACCCGCGACCTGTCGGTGAAGCCGGGCGACGATTTCGAGCGTTATGCCGCGGGCCGCTGGATCGACAGCAACGAGATCCCGGCCGACCAGGCGCAGACCAGCGTCGGTTACGATCTTTACAACCGCACGCAGGACCGGCTTCGGGAGATCATCACCGGCGCGCCCAAGGACAGCGCACTTGGCGCGTTCTACGCCAGCTACATCGATGAGGCGCGGCTGGAGCAACTCGACGACAAGCCGCTTCGCGCCGACCTCGCGAAGCTCGATGCAGTGTCCACCAAGTCCGCGTTCACCCGTTTCATGGCGGAAACCTTGTCGGACTTCGGCGGCACCGTGTTCGGGGTGGGCATCCTGCCCAACCCGGACGATTCCAGAGTCAACATCCTCTATGTCGAAACGTCCGGGATGGGGCTTCCTGACAAGGATTATTACCTTCTCGACCAGCATAAGCGGCAGCGGGACGCCTATCGTGCTTATGTCGAACGAACTTTGAAGATGACGGGCACGCCCAACCCGGCAGCGACGGCGGATTCGGTGCTGAAGTTCGAAACCGAGATCGCCAAGCTGTCGTGGGACAAGACCGACCTCCGCGACTTCACCAAGCTCAACAACCAGATGTCCCCGGCCGAGCTTGCGCGCTACGCACCGGGAGTCGACTGGGCGAATTACCTCAAGACCGCCAAGGTGGACGGCGTCCCCAAGCTGATGGTGGCGGACAATACAGCGGTGAAGGCACTTGCGGCCTTGTACGACCGAACGCCGCTGTCGGTGCTGAAGAACTGGCAGCGGTTCAAGATCGCCGACCAGGCGTCGCCCTTCCTTTCCAAGCGCTTCGTCGACAGCCGCTTCGAGTTCACCAAGACATTGTCGGGCGTGCAGCAATTGCGGCCGCGCTGGCGCCGCGGAATCGACCAAGTGGACGACCGGCTGGGCGACCTGGTCGGCAAGACCTACGTCGAGCGATATTTCTCGCCTCAGTCGAAGAGCGAGATGGAGCGGCTGGTCGGCAATCTCAAAAAGGCGGCTGCGCAGCGCATCCGGGGCAATGGCTGGATGAGCCAGGCAACCAAGACAGAGGCGCTTGCCAAGCTCGACAATATGCAGGTGATGGTCGGCTACCCCGACAAGTTCCGCGACTATTCGGCGCTGCAGCTGAAGGCGGACGACCTGTACGGCAACGTCAAGCAATCGACCCGGCTCGACTGGGCTTATGCGATGGAGGATCTGGGCAAGCCGGTCGACCGCAAGAAGTGGTCGTTGAGCCCGGCGACCGTTAACGCATACAACAGCTTCCTGCAGAACAAGATCGTGTTCCCGGCGGGGATCCTGCAGGCGCCCTTGTTCGACCTGTCGGCGGATCCTGCGGTGAATTATGGCGCCATCGGGGCGGTGATCGGGCATGAGATCATGCACGGTTTCGACGACAAGGGGGCGAAGTTTGACTCTGCGGGCAAGCTTCGCAACTGGTGGACGGCGGAGGACCTTGCCAAGTTCAAGGCGCTGACCAGCGAGTTGGGGAAGCAATATTCTTCCTACGAAGCGGCGCCGGGAACCTTCATCAACGGCGACTTTACGATGGGCGAAAATATCGGCGACATGTCGGGGCTGGAGGTCGCCTACGAAGCGTACAAAGTGTCGCTGAACGGCAAGGCCGCGCCGGTACTCGACGGTCTGACCGGCGACCAGCGCTTCTTCCTTGCCTTTGCGCAGGCCTGGCGCGGGAAGGCGCGCGAGGATGCGATCAAGACTCAGGTCGCCTCCGACCCGCACAGCCCCGAGCGTTTCCGCATCATCGGGCCGTTGAGGAACCTCGACGCGTGGTACCAGGCGTTCGGGATCGGGCCGGACTCGAAGTTCTACCTGCCGCCGGAGAAAAGGGTGCGGATCTGGTAG